In Synechococcus sp. KORDI-52, one genomic interval encodes:
- a CDS encoding CHASE2 domain-containing protein, translating to MERSHHYDWIRRYGPTLLLSGLVLTVGGLGKERLSRLDLRFADWVQETRGPRNAPKGVVIVAIDDFSLQQAANADLSRDPLLQDLNQWPWPRRVHVKVLERLFEAGASAVGFDLLFEAPSSHGADDDAAFAGALRRYHDRVALGVQVLSGRGPVASMSLLDLTPALQPADQSLNRGLLNGSPDRDGVIRRRPGHSAVEMRQHLGSSVPDGLAKTLLELANADSNLDDEPLDLLDPYGPPGTIPTLSIWELLDANAFLTIKKSGVLTDATVLVGPTAAVFQDLHPAVFSGAQGMPGVELHATEVANRLEDRSLRWIPAPPGWNLAMAVLVLLAGICTSRQERPLPRLGVLLAASGVLVTAGAGLIAWGGLLLPVLGPAGCLILTGIVSSADATLRLQWQRRRLRRTLGRYLSPAVAAEIADQPEEADELLGGKLMDVVVLMSDIRGFTTFTQEMTQRGDVKGLVDRLNTYFSEVVDAVHSQGGTVDKFIGDAVLAVFGAPLQKTNSTNVIAGVRTAITLQQRLAALNRAWIAQGQSPWEQVVVLSYGWVVSGNIGCSSRMDYTVIGDAVNTASRLEAIAKQCGQSIVMSAAVAEHLPDDWRLQDLGTFPIRGQGQQQVFALKTDTAEVTPAETDQ from the coding sequence ATGGAACGGTCACACCATTACGACTGGATTCGACGTTATGGCCCAACGCTGCTGCTCAGCGGATTGGTCCTCACGGTCGGAGGACTCGGCAAGGAGCGGTTAAGCCGCCTTGACCTGCGCTTTGCTGACTGGGTCCAGGAGACCCGAGGGCCCCGTAACGCACCGAAAGGAGTGGTGATCGTCGCGATCGACGACTTCAGCCTTCAGCAAGCTGCCAACGCCGACCTGAGCCGAGACCCTCTGCTCCAAGACCTGAACCAATGGCCTTGGCCAAGGAGGGTGCACGTGAAGGTGTTGGAACGGCTGTTTGAAGCAGGTGCTTCTGCCGTTGGATTTGACCTGCTGTTCGAAGCACCCAGCAGCCATGGAGCAGACGACGATGCAGCTTTCGCCGGTGCGTTGAGGCGCTACCACGACCGCGTGGCACTCGGTGTGCAGGTGTTGAGCGGCCGCGGCCCCGTGGCAAGCATGTCCTTGCTGGACCTGACTCCCGCCCTGCAACCAGCTGACCAATCACTGAACCGAGGGCTTCTTAATGGATCTCCTGATCGAGACGGTGTGATTCGTCGGCGGCCTGGACACAGTGCAGTGGAGATGCGCCAGCACCTGGGTTCCTCCGTACCCGATGGACTGGCCAAGACCTTGCTCGAGCTGGCCAACGCTGACAGCAACCTCGACGACGAACCGTTGGATCTGTTGGATCCCTACGGACCTCCTGGAACGATTCCAACCCTCTCGATCTGGGAACTTCTCGACGCCAACGCCTTCCTCACGATCAAGAAAAGCGGCGTGCTCACGGATGCAACGGTGCTCGTGGGACCGACAGCAGCCGTGTTTCAAGACCTCCATCCAGCCGTCTTCTCAGGTGCACAAGGCATGCCTGGCGTGGAATTGCATGCCACCGAGGTCGCCAACCGGCTGGAAGATCGCTCACTTCGCTGGATACCTGCTCCACCGGGGTGGAATCTTGCGATGGCGGTTCTGGTGCTCCTTGCAGGCATCTGCACATCGCGCCAGGAGCGGCCTCTGCCAAGACTTGGGGTCCTGTTGGCAGCCTCCGGTGTCCTCGTGACAGCAGGTGCCGGACTGATTGCCTGGGGCGGCCTCCTGCTACCAGTGCTGGGGCCTGCAGGCTGCCTGATCCTGACCGGGATTGTCTCCAGCGCCGATGCCACCCTTCGACTCCAGTGGCAACGGCGACGTTTGCGCCGAACGCTGGGTCGTTATCTCTCACCTGCAGTCGCAGCCGAGATCGCCGACCAGCCAGAAGAAGCCGATGAACTGCTGGGTGGGAAGTTGATGGATGTGGTGGTCCTGATGAGCGACATTCGTGGCTTTACAACATTCACCCAAGAGATGACCCAACGAGGCGATGTGAAAGGACTGGTTGATCGACTCAACACCTACTTCAGCGAGGTGGTGGACGCCGTGCATTCACAGGGGGGAACCGTTGATAAATTCATTGGCGATGCTGTTCTTGCGGTGTTTGGAGCACCTCTACAGAAAACAAACAGCACCAACGTGATTGCGGGAGTCAGAACGGCGATAACGCTTCAGCAACGCCTCGCCGCTCTGAATCGCGCCTGGATCGCTCAAGGGCAATCTCCATGGGAGCAGGTGGTGGTGCTCAGCTATGGCTGGGTTGTGAGCGGCAACATTGGCTGCTCCAGCCGCATGGACTACACCGTCATCGGCGATGCCGTTAACACGGCCAGCCGATTGGAGGCGATTGCCAAACAGTGCGGCCAGTCGATTGTGATGAGTGCTGCGGTGGCAGAACATCTACCCGATGATTGGCGTTTGCAGGACCTGGGAACGTTTCCAATCCGTGGGCAAGGCCAGCAACAGGTGTTCGCACTAAAAACTGACACCGCGGAGGTCACCCCTGCGGAGACAGATCAGTAA
- the alaS gene encoding alanine--tRNA ligase, which translates to MVAAASSFSAASAPRSGEEIREAFLNFYAERGHKRMASASLIPEDPTVLLTIAGMLPFKPVFLGQQERPAPRATSSQKCIRTNDIENVGRTARHHTFFEMLGNFSFGDYFKQQAIEWAWELSTGVYGIDPKNLVVSVFRDDDEAEQIWRDVVGVNPKRIIRMDEADNFWASGPTGPCGPCSEIYYDFKPELGDEGIDLEDDDRFIEFYNLVFMQYNRDAEGTLTPLANRNIDTGMGLERMAQILQKVPNNYETDLIFPLIQAAADLAGVDYHQLNDKGKTSLKVIGDHSRAVTQLICDGVTASNLGRGYILRRLLRRVVRHGRLLGIDKPFLVTMGEAAIALLKGAHPSVIERQEVILAELQREEARFLETLERGEKLLAEVLDSKPAQISGDRAFELYDTYGFPLELTQEIAEEQGLTVDLDGFEAAMEEQRQRAKAAAVSIDLTLQDAIDQVVADQAATCFEGYEALDQASCVQALVVNGEPATTAKAGDAVQVVLDTTPFYGEGGGQVGDRGVLAGSDLIVRIETVSRSRDVFVHAGRVERGELALGDTVKAQVDRACRRRAQANHTATHLLQAALKQVVDPGIGQAGSLVDFDRLRFDFHCPNAVTAEQLQQVETLINGWINEAHALQVQEMAIDQAKAAGAVAMFGEKYADVVRVVDVPGVSMELCGGTHVANTAEIGLFKIVAESGVAAGIRRIEAVAGPAVLAYLNERDAVVKQLGDRFKAQPAEIVDRVAALQEELKATGKALAAAQAELAVAKAGALAAKAEAVGAFQMLVERLDGVDGTGLQGAAQSLVDQLGDDAAVVIGGLPDPGDMGKVILVAAFGKQVIAAKLQAGKFIGGIAKRCGGGGGGRPNLAQAGGRDGAALDGALAQARSELEVNLQRET; encoded by the coding sequence ATGGTTGCCGCCGCATCGTCGTTTTCTGCAGCGTCTGCACCGCGCAGTGGGGAGGAGATCCGTGAGGCTTTCCTCAACTTCTATGCCGAACGCGGCCACAAGCGGATGGCCAGCGCCTCGTTGATTCCCGAAGACCCAACGGTGCTGCTCACCATTGCGGGAATGCTGCCGTTCAAGCCGGTGTTTCTCGGCCAGCAGGAGCGACCTGCGCCCCGGGCCACCAGTTCGCAGAAGTGCATCCGCACCAACGACATCGAGAACGTGGGGCGCACGGCCCGGCATCACACCTTCTTCGAGATGCTCGGCAACTTCTCGTTCGGGGACTACTTCAAACAGCAGGCGATTGAGTGGGCCTGGGAGCTCAGCACCGGCGTTTATGGCATCGACCCCAAGAACCTGGTGGTGAGCGTCTTCCGGGACGACGACGAAGCCGAGCAGATCTGGCGCGATGTGGTGGGGGTGAACCCCAAGCGGATCATCCGCATGGATGAGGCCGACAATTTCTGGGCGTCCGGCCCCACTGGTCCCTGTGGCCCCTGCTCGGAGATCTATTACGACTTCAAACCCGAGCTCGGAGATGAAGGCATTGATCTCGAGGACGACGACCGGTTCATCGAGTTCTACAACCTGGTGTTCATGCAGTACAACCGCGACGCGGAGGGCACCCTCACGCCGCTGGCCAACCGCAACATTGACACCGGTATGGGCCTCGAGCGGATGGCCCAGATCCTGCAGAAGGTTCCCAACAACTACGAAACCGATCTGATCTTTCCGCTGATCCAAGCGGCTGCCGATCTGGCGGGGGTCGATTACCACCAGCTCAACGACAAGGGCAAGACGTCGTTGAAGGTGATCGGCGACCACAGCCGTGCGGTGACGCAATTGATCTGCGATGGCGTCACCGCCAGTAACCTGGGCCGTGGCTACATCCTGCGGCGCCTTCTGCGCCGGGTGGTGCGCCATGGCCGCCTGCTGGGCATCGACAAACCCTTCCTCGTCACCATGGGCGAGGCGGCGATTGCCCTGCTGAAGGGAGCACATCCCAGCGTGATCGAGCGCCAGGAGGTGATCCTGGCCGAACTCCAGCGGGAGGAAGCCCGCTTCCTTGAGACCCTCGAGCGCGGCGAGAAGTTGCTGGCGGAGGTGCTGGACTCCAAGCCCGCGCAGATCAGCGGTGACCGGGCCTTTGAGCTGTACGACACCTATGGCTTCCCGCTGGAGCTCACCCAGGAGATCGCGGAGGAGCAGGGCCTGACCGTCGACCTTGATGGGTTCGAGGCGGCAATGGAGGAGCAGCGTCAGCGCGCCAAGGCGGCCGCGGTGAGCATCGATCTCACGCTCCAGGATGCGATCGATCAGGTGGTGGCGGATCAGGCGGCCACTTGTTTCGAGGGGTATGAGGCCCTCGACCAGGCCTCCTGCGTGCAGGCGTTGGTGGTGAACGGTGAACCAGCCACCACCGCCAAGGCGGGTGATGCGGTTCAGGTGGTGCTCGACACCACGCCCTTCTATGGCGAAGGCGGCGGTCAGGTGGGTGATCGCGGCGTGCTGGCGGGCAGCGATCTGATTGTTCGGATTGAGACGGTGAGCCGCAGCCGTGATGTCTTCGTCCATGCCGGGCGGGTGGAACGCGGCGAGCTCGCCTTGGGTGACACCGTGAAGGCTCAGGTGGACCGCGCCTGCCGGCGTCGGGCCCAGGCCAACCACACCGCCACCCACCTGCTGCAGGCTGCGCTCAAGCAGGTGGTGGATCCAGGGATTGGCCAGGCCGGATCACTGGTGGATTTCGATCGCCTGCGCTTCGACTTCCACTGCCCCAATGCGGTGACTGCGGAGCAGTTGCAGCAGGTTGAAACCCTGATCAACGGCTGGATCAACGAGGCCCATGCACTGCAGGTGCAGGAGATGGCGATTGATCAGGCCAAGGCGGCCGGAGCCGTGGCGATGTTCGGTGAGAAGTACGCCGATGTGGTGCGTGTGGTCGACGTGCCCGGTGTGTCGATGGAGCTCTGCGGTGGCACCCACGTGGCCAACACCGCTGAGATCGGCTTGTTCAAAATCGTGGCGGAGAGTGGAGTTGCTGCCGGCATTCGCCGGATTGAAGCTGTCGCTGGTCCCGCCGTGCTCGCCTACCTGAACGAGCGCGATGCGGTGGTAAAGCAGCTGGGGGATCGCTTCAAGGCCCAGCCGGCCGAAATTGTTGACCGTGTGGCGGCCCTCCAGGAGGAGCTCAAGGCCACCGGCAAGGCGCTGGCCGCGGCCCAGGCAGAACTCGCGGTGGCCAAGGCGGGCGCTCTGGCCGCCAAGGCCGAGGCCGTGGGCGCCTTTCAGATGCTGGTGGAACGCCTCGATGGCGTGGATGGTACCGGTTTGCAGGGGGCAGCCCAGAGCCTTGTGGATCAACTGGGGGATGATGCGGCGGTGGTGATCGGAGGTTTGCCGGATCCAGGCGACATGGGCAAGGTGATCCTGGTGGCGGCCTTCGGCAAGCAGGTGATCGCCGCCAAACTGCAGGCGGGCAAATTCATCGGCGGCATCGCCAAGCGCTGTGGTGGCGGTGGTGGTGGTCGCCCGAACCTGGCCCAGGCTGGAGGTCGCGATGGCGCTGCTTTGGATGGAGCGTTGGCTCAGGCCCGCTCAGAACTGGAAGTCAACTTGCAGCGTGAAACTTGA
- a CDS encoding Crp/Fnr family transcriptional regulator: protein MSALTSEDLASMPLFADLADDQRVLLLDRHRETSHLVDQVIVMEQDWGESLFLIRDGVAKVRTYTVDGDEVVMSLLGEGDVFGEMAALDGAVRSADVVALTPLRLVKLRSAPFAALLRQQATLALALARLEASRLRDLNQRFALQSADATTRLLDALAYLARKSGPTADPTAVIPPLAQKEIALIAGLARETASRTLSKLRTRGTVTVANDGSMQLADLQPLVKRGLLTQS from the coding sequence ATGTCTGCGCTCACGTCCGAGGATCTCGCCTCCATGCCTTTGTTCGCCGACCTGGCGGATGATCAGCGCGTGCTTCTTCTGGATCGCCATCGTGAGACCAGCCATCTGGTCGATCAGGTGATCGTGATGGAACAAGACTGGGGTGAGTCGTTGTTTCTGATCCGTGATGGGGTGGCCAAGGTGCGCACCTACACAGTCGATGGCGACGAGGTGGTGATGTCGCTGCTTGGGGAAGGCGATGTTTTCGGTGAGATGGCCGCTCTTGACGGTGCCGTTCGCTCCGCTGATGTGGTCGCCCTGACGCCACTTCGTTTGGTCAAACTTCGCTCTGCGCCCTTTGCGGCCTTGCTGCGGCAGCAGGCGACTCTTGCCCTCGCCTTGGCGCGTTTGGAGGCATCCCGTCTTCGCGATCTCAATCAGCGCTTTGCCCTGCAAAGCGCTGATGCCACCACTCGCTTGTTGGATGCCCTCGCTTACCTGGCTCGAAAGAGCGGTCCCACCGCAGATCCCACGGCTGTGATCCCGCCGTTGGCGCAGAAAGAGATCGCTCTGATTGCAGGGCTGGCACGGGAAACGGCGTCCCGCACACTCAGCAAGTTGCGTACACGCGGCACAGTCACGGTCGCCAACGACGGTTCAATGCAGCTCGCTGACCTTCAGCCCCTGGTGAAGCGAGGTCTCCTGACTCAATCCTGA
- a CDS encoding DEAD/DEAH box helicase, which translates to MSLLHATWLPAIRTSNSSGQPALLVWADTWRVATPEGPGLTPALHPFTLSHDDLRAWLGERDLLPGGCIDATACLTLPSRTVKPRKSRSKKEEPTPEPPGWTGLPMQAGEPIPKQTEWWPWQVQGLAVEPSAATEWLSRLPLSGTNPDLADELRWWSHLQRWALSLVARGRWIPQMELSKGEGYPHRARWVPLLNREEDRRRLEDLAASLPLVATCALPWREPLGRRSNRTTRLRPEAMRAANPVASCRPRSGRLRVATLLEDLVDAQLRKDFEPSTDGLDPLLTLWQEALGSETGVIEIGDEEAERLATASHHWREGIAGGFAAARTCLELHTPPDGEDLWELRFGLQAEADPSLKLPAAAAWAAGAEPLQLGEIRVDQPGEVLLEGMGRALSVFPAIERGLESATPETMQLTPAEAFVLVRTAARQLRDAGVGVELPPSLSGGLASRLGLAIKAELPERSSGFTLGECLDWEWDLMIGGVTLTLRELERLSGKRSPLVRHKGAWIELRPNDLKNAERFCGAKPELSLDDALRLTGTEGELLMRMPVHRFDAGPRLQSVLEQYHQQKAPDPLPAPEGFSGQLRPYQERGLGWLAFLHRFDQGACLADDMGLGKTIQLLAFLQHLKAEQELKRPVLLVAPTSVLTNWRREAESFTPDLAVIEHYGPRRPSTPAELKKALKQVDLVLTSYGLLQRDSELLETQDWQGVVIDEAQAIKNPGAKQSQAARDLARTGRSKSNRFRIALTGTPVENRVSELWALMDFLNPKVLGEEDFFRQRYRMPIERYGDMSSLRDLKGRVGPFILRRLKTDKTIISDLPEKVELSEWVGLSKEQKSLYSKTVEDTLDAIARAPRGQRHGQVLALLTRLKQICNHPALALSEGAVDDGFLGRSAKLQRLEEILEEVIEAGDRALLFTQFAEWGHLLQAWMQQRWKGEVPFLHGGTRKSERQAMVDRFQEDPRGPQLFLLSLKAGGVGLNLTRASHVFHIDRWWNPAVENQATDRAYRIGQTNRVMVHKFITSGSVEEKIDRMIREKSRLAEDVIGSGEDWLGSLGGDQLRDLVALEDT; encoded by the coding sequence ATGAGCCTGCTGCACGCCACCTGGCTTCCCGCCATCCGCACTTCCAACAGTTCCGGTCAACCGGCACTGCTCGTTTGGGCTGACACCTGGCGGGTGGCCACACCGGAAGGCCCGGGCCTCACCCCAGCACTGCACCCCTTCACCCTCAGCCACGACGACCTCAGGGCCTGGCTGGGCGAACGCGACCTTTTGCCGGGCGGCTGCATCGATGCCACGGCATGCCTCACCCTGCCGAGCCGCACGGTGAAGCCCCGCAAAAGCCGCAGCAAAAAAGAGGAGCCAACGCCGGAACCACCGGGCTGGACCGGGCTGCCGATGCAGGCCGGCGAACCGATCCCCAAGCAAACAGAATGGTGGCCTTGGCAGGTGCAGGGGCTCGCGGTGGAACCATCCGCGGCCACCGAGTGGTTGTCCCGGTTGCCCCTCTCCGGCACCAATCCAGACCTGGCTGACGAACTGCGCTGGTGGAGCCATCTGCAGCGCTGGGCCCTGAGCCTGGTGGCCCGGGGACGTTGGATTCCCCAGATGGAGCTCAGCAAAGGGGAGGGCTATCCCCATCGGGCCCGTTGGGTGCCCCTGCTCAACCGGGAAGAAGACCGGCGCCGGCTGGAGGATCTGGCGGCCAGCCTGCCGCTGGTGGCCACCTGCGCCTTGCCCTGGCGTGAACCCCTGGGGCGCCGCAGCAACCGCACCACCCGATTGCGACCGGAGGCGATGCGGGCCGCCAACCCCGTGGCCAGCTGCCGGCCTCGCAGCGGACGCCTGCGGGTGGCGACGCTGCTGGAAGACCTGGTGGACGCGCAGCTGCGCAAGGACTTTGAACCCTCTACCGATGGCCTCGATCCCCTGCTGACCCTCTGGCAGGAGGCCCTGGGCTCAGAGACTGGGGTGATCGAGATCGGTGATGAAGAGGCCGAACGCCTGGCCACCGCCAGCCATCACTGGAGGGAGGGCATCGCCGGCGGTTTTGCTGCGGCCCGCACCTGCCTTGAACTGCACACCCCACCGGATGGGGAGGATCTCTGGGAGCTGCGCTTCGGGCTGCAGGCGGAAGCTGACCCCAGCCTGAAGCTCCCTGCCGCCGCGGCCTGGGCGGCTGGTGCGGAACCGCTACAGCTTGGAGAAATCCGGGTGGACCAACCGGGTGAAGTGCTGCTGGAAGGCATGGGCCGCGCCCTGAGCGTGTTTCCGGCGATTGAGCGGGGACTGGAGAGCGCCACACCTGAAACGATGCAGCTCACCCCAGCCGAGGCCTTCGTGCTGGTGCGCACGGCTGCCCGGCAGCTGCGGGATGCCGGTGTGGGGGTGGAGCTGCCGCCCAGCCTCTCCGGTGGCCTGGCCAGCCGGCTGGGGTTGGCGATCAAAGCGGAACTGCCCGAACGCTCGAGCGGTTTCACGTTGGGTGAGTGCCTGGATTGGGAGTGGGATCTGATGATCGGCGGGGTGACGCTCACCCTGCGGGAACTGGAGCGCCTAAGCGGCAAGCGCAGCCCCCTGGTGCGCCACAAGGGGGCCTGGATCGAACTGCGGCCCAACGACCTCAAGAACGCCGAACGGTTCTGTGGAGCGAAACCGGAGCTGAGCCTCGACGACGCGCTACGGCTGACGGGGACGGAAGGGGAACTGCTGATGCGGATGCCGGTACACCGCTTCGATGCCGGCCCAAGGCTGCAATCGGTGCTGGAGCAGTACCACCAGCAGAAGGCCCCCGACCCCCTGCCGGCCCCGGAAGGATTCAGCGGCCAACTGCGCCCCTATCAGGAGCGGGGCCTCGGCTGGCTCGCCTTCCTGCACCGCTTCGATCAAGGGGCCTGCCTGGCTGACGACATGGGCCTGGGCAAAACAATCCAACTTCTGGCGTTTCTCCAGCACCTCAAAGCGGAGCAAGAACTGAAGCGCCCGGTGCTGCTGGTGGCCCCCACCTCGGTGCTCACCAACTGGCGACGGGAGGCAGAATCCTTCACGCCCGATTTAGCCGTAATCGAGCACTACGGCCCAAGACGCCCCTCCACACCCGCTGAACTCAAGAAAGCGTTGAAGCAGGTGGATCTGGTGCTCACCAGCTACGGGCTGCTGCAGCGGGACAGCGAACTGCTGGAAACCCAGGACTGGCAAGGGGTGGTGATTGACGAAGCCCAGGCGATCAAGAACCCTGGCGCCAAGCAGAGCCAAGCCGCCCGGGATCTGGCCCGCACCGGCCGCAGCAAGAGCAACCGCTTCCGCATCGCCCTCACCGGCACCCCCGTGGAGAACCGGGTGAGCGAACTGTGGGCCTTGATGGACTTCCTCAACCCCAAGGTGCTGGGGGAAGAGGACTTCTTCCGCCAGCGCTATCGGATGCCTATTGAGCGCTACGGCGACATGTCGTCCCTGCGGGACCTCAAAGGCCGCGTGGGTCCGTTCATCCTGCGCCGGCTGAAAACCGACAAGACGATCATTTCCGACCTGCCGGAGAAGGTGGAGCTGAGCGAATGGGTGGGGCTGAGCAAGGAGCAGAAATCTCTGTACAGCAAGACCGTAGAAGACACCCTCGATGCCATTGCCCGGGCGCCGCGCGGGCAGCGCCACGGGCAGGTGCTGGCCCTGCTCACCCGGCTGAAACAGATCTGCAACCATCCCGCCCTGGCCCTGAGCGAGGGGGCCGTGGACGATGGTTTCCTGGGCCGTTCGGCCAAGCTGCAGCGGCTGGAGGAAATCCTCGAGGAGGTGATCGAAGCGGGCGATCGGGCCCTGCTGTTCACCCAGTTCGCCGAATGGGGCCATTTGCTGCAGGCCTGGATGCAGCAACGCTGGAAGGGGGAAGTGCCCTTCCTGCACGGCGGCACCCGCAAGAGCGAACGCCAGGCGATGGTGGATCGCTTCCAGGAGGATCCCCGCGGTCCACAGCTGTTCCTGCTCTCGCTCAAGGCCGGTGGTGTGGGCCTCAACCTCACCCGGGCCAGCCACGTGTTCCACATCGATCGCTGGTGGAACCCTGCCGTGGAAAACCAGGCCACCGACCGGGCCTACCGGATCGGCCAGACGAACCGGGTGATGGTTCATAAATTCATCACCAGCGGTTCGGTGGAGGAAAAAATCGATCGAATGATCCGCGAGAAATCACGCCTGGCCGAAGATGTGATCGGTTCCGGGGAAGATTGGCTGGGAAGCCTCGGTGGCGATCAATTGCGCGATCTCGTCGCTTTGGAGGACACCTGA